The following are encoded in a window of Geoalkalibacter sp. genomic DNA:
- a CDS encoding DUF3793 family protein, which translates to MPHHRNKRPIWNEFAARFRDEKDCLASFLALETAEILEGAKPANLLNLVNRERPCGRNLYKLWQRHGAELLRQSGLEYHVMAERGSSMLLFLYERAALEQTLARANVRALLSKAGHDAPADLQSTLETLHGRFLAGRIPHEIGALLGYPLKDVAGFMGWAALPASGQGPWKIYGAPEKSLRLAEAFLDCRCRMAHRLARCANPVECLKLARAA; encoded by the coding sequence ATGCCGCATCACCGAAACAAGCGCCCGATCTGGAACGAGTTCGCCGCTCGCTTCCGCGACGAGAAGGACTGCCTGGCCTCCTTTCTCGCCCTGGAGACCGCCGAAATCCTGGAAGGCGCCAAGCCGGCCAATCTTCTCAACCTCGTCAACCGCGAGCGCCCCTGCGGGCGCAATCTCTATAAGCTCTGGCAGCGTCACGGCGCCGAGTTGTTGCGGCAAAGCGGACTGGAGTATCACGTCATGGCCGAGCGCGGCAGCTCCATGCTGCTGTTTCTTTATGAGCGCGCGGCCCTTGAACAAACCCTGGCGCGCGCCAATGTGCGGGCTCTCCTATCCAAGGCGGGGCACGACGCCCCCGCCGATCTGCAAAGCACCCTGGAAACCTTGCACGGCCGGTTTCTCGCCGGCCGCATTCCCCATGAAATCGGCGCCCTGCTCGGCTATCCCCTCAAGGACGTGGCGGGCTTCATGGGCTGGGCGGCGCTGCCCGCTTCGGGTCAGGGTCCCTGGAAGATCTACGGCGCGCCCGAGAAAAGCCTGCGCCTCGCCGAGGCATTTCTCGACTGCCGCTGCCGCATGGCGCACCGCCTGGCCCGCTGCGCCAACCCCGTCGAGTGTCTGAAACTCGCGCGGGCGGCCTGA